The Citrus sinensis cultivar Valencia sweet orange chromosome 4, DVS_A1.0, whole genome shotgun sequence DNA segment AATACGCTCCGTTACTCGAAAAGGACCATAATATCGCTTCGCTAGCTTGTTGGATAATTTGTTTGCAACTGATATTTGCCGATAAGGCTGCAACTTAACCAAAACTTGATCCCCGACCTGAAGCTCTAGCTCACGGCGATGAGCATTAGCCTTTTGCTGCATTCTATGTTGAGCTGCTCGCAAGTTGGTTTTCAAGGCTGTTAGAAGGGCATCACGTTCCAGCAGCAATTCATCAAGTGCTTGGATTGAAGTAGAGCTCCCGGTATCGGAAGGGATTACAGGTGGCTCACGACCATACAAGGCCTTAAAAGGAGACATTTGGATGCTTGTATGAAAGCTAGTGTTGTAAGAAAACTCAGCCCAGCCTAAATAATCGAACCACAATGTCAGTTTCGCTTGTGTGAATACTCGCAAATACTGCTCGAGTCCTCGATTAACAACCTCTGACTGGCCATCCGTTTGAGGATGATATGCTGTACTATGCTTCAATGTGGTACCCTTAACTCAAAGAGTTTCTTCCAAAAGCTACTAAGAAAGATAGAGTCACGATCTGAAATTATGGTACGGGGAAAACCATGGTGCCTAACAACCATATCAGTGAATAAAACGGCTGTTTTGCTTGCTGTAAAGTGTGTGGGTAGAGCACCAAAATGAGCTGATTTTGTCAATCGGTCAACAACAACTAAGATAACAGTGAACCCATGGGAAAATGGTAAACCTGTAATGAAATCCATGGTAACTTCCTCCCAAACTAGTGAAGGTATAGGCAAGGGTTGAAGGAGTCCAGCTGGTGCCTGAGTAGAGTATTTTGTTTGCTGACACAATAAACAAGAGGCAACAAATAACTCCACATCCTTGCGCATATTTGGCCAATAAAAGAGAGTGGATAGACGAACTAATGTCCGCTTGACTCCGGCATGACCTGCGACTGGTGTGGCATGAAATTCTTGTAATAAAGAAGGCTTCAAAACAGAGTGAGAGCTGATGAAGAACCTGTTTTTGAACCGTAGGATTCCATCCGAGACCGAATATGGATACATTACAGAACCAGAGGAATACTTCTGATGGAGAGCTAAGAGATCCGGTAAGGACTGATTTTCCGCACGAAGAATAAAGAGGAATTCAGGAATAGGGCAGCTAGCAAGTAACATAGTAGCAGGATAATGGTCATATAATTCAGGGACATCAACTTGATGTACTCTGGATAAGGCATCAGCTGCACTATTAGTTCGACCCGGCTTATATTCAACCCTGAAATGATACCCCAGTAATTTACGAACATAAAATTGTTGCTCTGGAGTTTGGATAACCTGCTGAAGGAGCTCTCGAATACTTTTCTGGTCAGTTCGGATAATAAAGAAATGGCCTAACAAGTATTGTCTCCACTTATGTACTGCTTCGGCAATGGCATGAAGTTCTTTGATATAAGTAGAAGCGACAAGCATGCGAGGACCCAATTTTCGGCTAAAATAAGCAATAGGATGATCAGCTTGCATCAGTACGGCTCCAATACCAACATTCGAGGCATCCGTCTCAATAACAAAATCCAATTGAAAATCTGGCAAGCGAAGGACTGGTGCTGCACTCATGGCTTGTTTTAAGGCAGCAAAGGCCGTGTCAGCTGCGGAGGACCAATGGAAACAATCCTTCCGCAATAAATCTGTGAGAGGGGCAGCAATGGAAGCATATCCTTTAATAAAGCGACGATAGTAGCCTGTGAGACCCAAGAATCCTCGCAATTGTTTTGTGGTAGACGGCGTAGGCCAATTAGACATGACCACCAACTTGTGAGGATCAGCCTTAACTCCAGAAGAGGAAACAATATGGCCGAGATATTCAATGTTATCTTGGCAAAAAAAACACTTTGAGAGCTTcacaaaaaaatgattagtATGAAGACAATCAAATACTCTATGTAAATGCTCAAAATGGTCTTCTAAAGAAGTGCTGTACACTAAGATATCGTCAAAGAAAACGATCACAAACTTACGGAGATAAGGAGCAAAGAGCCTATTCATTGTCGCTTGAAATGTGGAAGGGGCATTAGAGAGTCCAAAAGGCATAACAAGGAACTCAAAATGCCCATCATGAGTCCGAAAGGCTGTTTTATAAATATCTCTGTCACATACTCGTATTTGATGGTACCCCGCTCGCAAATCCAGCTTACTAAAAATACAAGCACCACCAAGCTCGTCTAATAACTCATCAGTAGTTGGTATCGGAAATTTGTCTTTAATTGTTACCGCGTTCAAGGCTCGGTAATCTACACAAAAACGATAGGAgccatctttctttttaaccAGCAACACAGGTGAAGAGAATGGGCTCTGACTTGGGCGAATAATGCCTTGATCAAGCATTTCTGTAATTAGTCTCTCCATTTCGGCTTTTTGGAAGTGAGGATAACGGTATGGGCGAACATTGACAGGTTTAGTATTTGGGAGAAGATGAATGTGATGGTCAATAAGTCTATGAGGAGGTAGGGAAGATGGAGTGTGAAATAATTGCTCATATTGATGAAGAAGGGCAAGTACAGGAGATGGCAAATCGGGTGGGAAGTCAAACTTAGCAGCAGTGGTTGGAACAGAGAGGGTATCCTGCGCGTCTGTGGTAGTATGCAACTGGAAAAATTCAAAGAGGCCGTGGATTTGATCATGGGACATGAGGGCTtgtaattgatgaaaagaaatCGGTCTTGGAGACAAGGAGAGATCACCTCGCAGGAAGACAGGAGAGCCATTATAGAAAAATTCCATTGACAATGCCGCATAGTCATGAGAGACTTTGCCAAGTAGCTGTAACCATTGAATTCCGAGGACAATATCCGGTCCCTCAATAGGAAGAACATAAAGGTCGATGTAGAAAACATGGCCTTGCATAGATAAGGCGACTTGGGAACAAACATATCGACAAACTAAAGAATCACCATTACCGATATATACCCGGAATGTGGTAGTGTCTTGTACTGCTAACCCCAAAACTTCAGCCACAGCgggtttaataaaattatgagtgCTACCACTATCGATAAGTACTTGCACGGGCTGTTGATTAATTTCACCAAGGAGTCGTAGAGAGCGAGGAGTATTTTGGCCCGCTAATGCATTTAAACTGGAGATATCACCAGTTATAATAGTTTCCTCAACAACATCGGAGATCTCAGAATTAATTGGTGGACCCATCGCCTCGTCAACATCCTCTGTTCCTAATAGAAGCAGAAACTTACTACGGCATCTATGAGAGTTGCTCCACTTCTGGTCGCAATTGTAGCAGAGTCCTTTCTCCCTTTTTTCACGAAGTTCTTAAGGAGAAAGACGCTTAATAGGTAGAGATGGCGTTGGTAAAAGTGGAGGTAAAGTGGACGGGGCAGGTTGAGGTGGGTTGATGGCAGGGGCACTTGCAGGGCTGTGATTGGTTGTAGTAGGGTGAAAGGATGGTGTGGTGGTTTTGTGGGTCCACTTAGACCAAGGTCTGGACGTAACTTTACTCTCATCTCCACGTGCTTCAAACATACGAGCTAGTGCAAATGCCTCCATCAACGAGGAAGGCCGTGACAGCAACAGCTCGCGACGAATATCCACTCGCAACCCCGTGATAAAAAATGAGATAAGGAGAGGCTCGGAAATACCTGTGACTTTATTCATGAGGTCCTCAAACTCAGTTTGAAATTCTGCCACACTTGATTTCTGAGTAAGTTTTGATAGATTGCCTTGGTGGTCCTCGTACAGGGAAGCTCCGAAACGAAACTtcagattttgaagaaaatccttcCAACTGGTAAGAAGATCATTCGCCTTCATCCATTGGTACCAAGCCGAAGCGCGACCTTCCAAATGAAAAGACACGATGCGGAGACGAAGAGCTTCGGATGTGCCATGGAAATCAAAATACTCATTGATGCGAAAAGCCCAACCGTTTGGGTCAgttccatcaaattttgggaCCTCGAGTTTCATTGTTCGCAAGAGAGGATTGGAGTCATGGGTGCCCGATGAACCATCAGATATATGTGGAAACGGGGGTGGATTCGAAAGTCCATTTGTTGGACCGGAAGGTAACCCCTTGATCTGAGAACGCAAGTCCTCCAAGCGAGAATCCACGGTAAGCATGTATTGTTGCAGCGTGTGATGAACTGCGACCGTTTGACTATCAAGTTTTGTTTGTAAAGCTTTAATGGCATCTAGAATCTCCGAATCAGCCATGATGAGCAAATAGCAATGAAAGCACCAATGTTATGCCGCTGGTGAGCACACCGAACAGCAAGGTTTCCACACTTTTCAAGCAAGTGCAAGCTcccagaattttaaagaaacgaGTGAATGGCAAGAGAgaatagagagaaaatttcagagaagaagaagaaactgaGTCCAGAATTTTATATATCCCCCATCAAATACAACCATGGAAATACTTATAGCAGCAAGAATATGCTCACAGCTGTCAAAACTAAATAACAACCTCTctctataacaaaaaattattctctaaATAGCTAAAGCCGTTAGAAACCAAATCCTCTGCTCATATATGCTCAGTGTGTGTAATCCTTGAACCATTTGGGAGGCTTCCTTACGCGACTTGGCTTGATGTTATCTTGGGGTCGGTTTTGGATAGCCTCACTTGAGTTTGCCTGGGCCTTTTCCTCGCTATTGATAGAGCTAGCTGAGTTGGGCTTGTCTAACTGTAATATTGGGGTtgtatcattttctttctggGAACATGAAGTATTGGAAGTTGGCTTAATCTGGTAAATGTATTTGTTGTTGTTACTAGTTAGTTTTAGTTGGTGTTTGTTCAGAAATGAAAGTGAAAGGAAATGGTAGATTAGTCCTGCTCAATAATGCTAGTGTGTTTACTTGATGATGGCTAATGTAGCCGGATTCTATTTGCCGCTATGTTTAGTTTTTCTTGACTTTTGATGAttgtatttttgttgaaatattgtgtgattttgaaaaaaaaaatgttttcttgtTACAACGGATTTAATTTAGTCAATCTGGATTTTGGTTAACATCTTCTTTTGTTCCATAGGTTCTGAAGAGGGACATCCCATGGGAGACCTACATGACAACGAAGCTGATTTCAGGAACAGGGCTTCAGCTGTTAAGACGATATGATAACAGATCAGAAAGTCACCGGGCTCAATTGCTGGATGATGTAATGTTGCATGGCTCTTATATGTTCCATTCGTTTAAAATGTACCAGAAAGCTAATTTTGATGCCTGTTACAACTTTAGTAGAAGATTGATATGACTTACCATTTTAAATAGTCAGTAATGTTATTGACGAGTTAATTGACTCTTACAGGATGGTCCATCTTATGTCCGGGTGTTTGTTAGCATTTTAAGAGACATATATAAGGAAGAAACAGTGGAATATGTTCTGGCTTTAATTGATGAGATGCTGACAGGTAAGCGGAATGATTATGGTCTTTTGGATAGAATATGTACACTAGACAATTTACCTCTTTTCATTTCCTTTGTCAGCCAATCCAAAGAGAGCCAGATTATTCCATGATAAATCTCTTGCAAGTGAAGATACTTACGAACCTTTCTTAAGTTAAGTACTTATGCAAAATTGTTAGAATTTGAAATCATTGATCCTTTTACAGTTTATATCTTATCTTCTTTTCTTAACTAAAACGATATGTTATCTTTTCCAATTTCAGATTGCTGTGGAAAGGTAATTGGTTCATACAAGAAAAGAGCTGTAAGATATTAGCTTCGATTGTAAGGTACTTAAAACATGATCCATTTGCTCAAAGGTGCAATAGTTTGGAGGTTGGTATATTTTGTTACATTCAGTTACTGATTGTGCAATATTTTCCGTAATCATAGTGCTAGGCCAAAACCACAGGATCGCTTTTTTGCTAATGGGGAAGCCTCAAATTCAAAAAGCAAATCCACTACCATTGatgatgttttaaaattattggttgAATGGCTTTGTGCACAGGTTAGTATGTGGCTAGTTCCATACTTTGTCTTtccttctctctttctttctttctgaaAAATTTGGGCCTCGGTTAGTGTTGGTTAAGGAACTATCAGGAAATTGAAAGCCTTCTTTAATGATGCATAAAAGAAGTTTGACGGAAAAATTGACTTAGTgtgcaaaaaaattgaacataaggtttttaaattctttatgGTGTTTATTTGGAACCTTCACCAGTAACTTgcctttttaataatattatgttgCATAGCCTTTCCAGACACtagttttcttttcaattttccattttttgttttgttttgtttagtAGTTAGGGGCATTCTCAGGCTTGGTATGGACTTTACAGAAATCACTGGGTCTTTAAGAATAGGAGAACAAGAATTTTATACACGTTGATATAGTGCTCGAAATTTGAGTGGTATAGATGTTCAGATTCTGAGCTCATTTAGGATCTTCTAATAATCCTGATCCTAGGTGTGATATTGAGAGTCTatctttcctcttttttttttccttagcCTTTCGCATCAAGTTTTTGCTCTTAAATATCAAATTGATCATGGACAAACCTTAATTCAACAGTCCTATCTTTCTGCCAAATCTTGTTTTTTCCTTCTTAATTGATGTTGGAATATCAATCCTAAAGTCAGGTTTAATTGCCTGCatatttcttcttgttttcaGCTCTTTGATTCTCATATTCTACATCTATTATCCCTAGCCCATTGAATGGTTGTTGTATTTTTGCTGGAACCGTTgcactcttttatttatttatttttctctaattaaaGTAATGTTGATATTTTACCACTCTTTTATAACTCTGGACTAGGTGAGAAATGCTTTTCTACGTAGAGTGCTTTGAAGTCttgcattttccttttaatgaATGCTCCATTTGTGTTTTTGCAATTACATTTTCAATATCAGTTGGTAGGTACGTTTTTCTGTGATGGTATTGTCATACATGATAGTCCTGATGCCCTACATTGTGTGTAGCTGAAGAAGCCTTCCCATCCTAGTCGTGGCGTTCCAGTTGCTATCAATTGCCTTGCAGCATTACTGAAGGAACCTATGGTGAGATCTTCGTTCGTTCAAGCAGATGGGGTGAAGTTGTTGACCCCTTTAATTTCACCTGCATCCACGCAGCAATCTATCCAGGtaatatttcatattctaGATAGCTAATTTATATGTAGTTCAACACATAAGTGGGCACCCAAtcctgcaatttttttttttgtttttggtggggggggggggggggggttcaATTGCCGACCCTGCTAGTTAGCAGGTGCCATGCTGGGTTAGAATTTTGGTAAAACTCAGCATTTTTGTCCTGCAACCTTTTACTTCTGAACTCATAAATGAAATTCTCATTTCACTTGGTGAGCAAAACATTAATTGAATAACGGAATTATGTTATtgacatcttttttttttcctccttgtAACAGCTTCTTTATGAAACATGTCTCTGCGTCTGGCTCTTGTCTTACTATGAACCTGCAGTGGAGTACTTGGCAACTACTAGAACCCTGCCACGACTAATAGATGTTGTTAAGAGTTCCACAAAGGAGAAGGTGAGATCTAGTTTCTTGGTAGTATTTAATGTTAGTAAAGGCTCACTGCTGCACAAGATGAGTGTCATCCACTTGAATACTATTAACTTGTTatgcatacatatatataaatatatatattggctTGTGGTAGAAGTAGGCTATTTTCTTATCCAAAAGAATTCGTTCCTTTGTTCATATGGTTATTGAGATAGGCTTATCCTGCTAGGTTGTCAGGGTGGTGGTCTTGATCCTTAGGAACTTGCTTCCCAAAGGTAATTTTGCTGCTCAGATGATAGACCTTGGACTACCTCAAGTTGTTCAAAGTTTAAAAGCACAAGCATGGAGTGATGAGGTAAGAGAAGTTGCTCGCtgtttagtttttctttttcggcTGATTGcataattatttagttaatagATCGAGTAAAATTAAGGGAGTTGATGGCGCTGTTTGCTACTGATTGGTGCATTTGGTAATCATTTTATatggatttaaaatttacttcaGCTTCTGTGAAGTATGGTGTGGTAGAATAGTCAGTTGCTTGTGTGATGACAAAAACTACTGTTATGTTTGTTCATTATATGAATATTAGTGTTGTTTTGGTGCATAATTGATGATAGAAGGTATGCTTACCAGAGTCTTTTTACCCCATACTTGGGATCGGCTAGTCAATTATGATTTTGATACCATTACGCCCTATTATTCCTTTGTTCAGCATGGAATAATTTTGTTGCAATCCACACTTTGATTGAAGCTCTGGCCGGCGAAAGTGGTGGCTACTATTGCACGGACCTACACTATCTTTGACAACTTAACACATTTATCCTAGGACAATGTTACCTCTAATGGCTGACAAATGCCTGCtttatttaattctcaagCACCTGTCATCTGAGCAATGTTAACTCAATTAATTGTGCCTTTTTTATTACCACATTTTCTTTGGCCTTGAACCATTCAATTTTGCCAAGGCTTGACTCTTTTTCCTCATGATGAACTGAAGCTGTATACTGCttttgtggaatcttggtatCCAACACAAAATGAAGATTTGAGCCTTCAAACTTATAATGGAAGATATTAGATTGAGTTTGGGTGGCTCCTGAATAATGCCAAAAAGAATTGAGTCTTGACCACCATTGCTGAATTTTGTTTAACCTTTAACACAATGATGACATCATCTTGCCACATTTACATATAATAGATTTCAATATCTTCTTAGGATTTACTAGAGGGTCTGAATCAACTGGAAGAAGGTTTGAAGGACAATATTAAGAGATTGAGTTCTTTCGACAAGTACAAGCAAGAAGTCCTCCTTGGCCATCTCGACTGGTCCCCCATGCACAAAGATCCCCTATTCTGGCGTGATAATATCACAAActttgaagaaaatgatttcCAGGTATATCTTTTCCCCATGGACAGTGTttctagtttttatttttcatttttctgcTTTAACTTCACTGAGTGACTCGGCATCATTTTGTATACAGAAATACAAAGTTTCTGTAATACTAATGGATAATCTTCTCTCTCAGATTCTAAGGGTTCTCTTAACAATTTTGGATACATCCAGTGATCCACGAGCTCTTGCTGTCGCTTGCTTTGATCTGTCACAGTTTATCCAGTACCATCCAGCTGGGCGGGTCATTGTGACGGACCTCAAAGCCAAGGAACGGGTGATGAAATTGATGAACCATGAGAATACCGAGGTTACCAAGAGCGCCTTACTCTGCATCCAAAGGCTTTTCCTAGGCGCAAAGTACGCGAGCTTTTTGCAGGCCTGAATTCTCTTTCTATGGGGTCCAGAATTGTTTACAAAGGAAATGCTTGTAATGATTTGATTCCAGTTTGGCTGTGCTTaggttgtttatttatttatcaatcaTTGGAGGAATTTATGAATCAGGGGAACTCGTctgttggatttttttaagtaCTGTGAAGAATTAGTTGATTTTTTACCatattttggaaatttattttgtttttgagacGAGGAATAAATTGATACCATCTGTACTGACCTTTGATATGAAAACTACTCGAGCGCATGATATATATCTGTTTTTGTTCATTTCTGTATCTAGCTGCTGACTGAAGCTGGATTTTCAGGCTCGTCATTATCATCTATTCTTTTGAAGTTGCAAAATGAATTCTCAATATTTTCAGGGGAAATGCTTATAATTAGCGCGGAATTAAACATTGATTGTGTACTGTATACTTCCAAAAGGCAATTTATTTCCATTGATTTGAGTAAACTAAATCTCCGTGATGGTAGCACTTTTTTAATCACTTATTAAAGaattctttgaaaatttgatgattGTTGTTGAAAACATTTACTAATTGTAAATGcgttaaaaattatttgattcatttagTATCACTAAtagtgatttaatttttcatcttgATTGAACGATGAATTTTGTATTAATCCGGAAAAGTGCAACTGTTACTCCAACCACGCGTCGCTTAAAGGTTCATCTAATTTGAGACGACTTGTCGTCTATGTTTTATTCCGGACCGGTTCAGGCAAACTTTAAAGCTTTCGAGTACTCGCGGAGCGGCGATCGCAAATCGCTCAAAAGAAGACACACAAGGAATGGAGACTGAGAAAATAAAGGACAAGGAGAAGGAGAAAGTGTGCAAGAGGTGTAAGCAAACGTACACAGCTTCATCAAACAGCTCTTCTTCTTGCCGCTTTCACCCTTCCTTCTTCGTTTGCCGTCGTCACGACGACCAGAAAAGGTACCCACCCTGCTCCCTCTTTCGATCATCATTTCGCATACCCTTTTCTtcgatttgatttgattttttatttcatttatccTTGCGattcttttgcattttttattggatgttattaattattataaaaaaaaattgtaaaaaataaataaaattcacgGCAGCTAGGAGTTGAACGAAACTCTGAGTCCAGTCCTGTTTGGTAGGATTCTTTGATTTACAAAGCATCGAGTAATCAGATTCGCTGGgtattcattttgttttgttatttttccatgtatcaattttcatttaatttgggTTTGTTTATGTTTGGATGACTTAGAAATCCTAATGTACAACGGCAATAATTAGATGCCGTTAAATAATTATTCCATTAGCCAGCTGGTTAATTGTTTCAGGAGTTCATGCTGAGACTTGTTTTACCACGCCATCCGT contains these protein-coding regions:
- the LOC102631270 gene encoding V-type proton ATPase subunit H; protein product: MDHAELTTEQVLKRDIPWETYMTTKLISGTGLQLLRRYDNRSESHRAQLLDDDGPSYVRVFVSILRDIYKEETVEYVLALIDEMLTANPKRARLFHDKSLASEDTYEPFLRLLWKGNWFIQEKSCKILASIVSARPKPQDRFFANGEASNSKSKSTTIDDVLKLLVEWLCAQLKKPSHPSRGVPVAINCLAALLKEPMVRSSFVQADGVKLLTPLISPASTQQSIQLLYETCLCVWLLSYYEPAVEYLATTRTLPRLIDVVKSSTKEKVVRVVVLILRNLLPKGNFAAQMIDLGLPQVVQSLKAQAWSDEDLLEGLNQLEEGLKDNIKRLSSFDKYKQEVLLGHLDWSPMHKDPLFWRDNITNFEENDFQILRVLLTILDTSSDPRALAVACFDLSQFIQYHPAGRVIVTDLKAKERVMKLMNHENTEVTKSALLCIQRLFLGAKYASFLQA
- the LOC102630968 gene encoding uncharacterized protein LOC102630968, with translation METEKIKDKEKEKVCKRCKQTYTASSNSSSSCRFHPSFFVCRRHDDQKRYYELGPDDPPYAAKFYDCCGAEDADASGCITGFHVSYDDD